In Streptomyces sp. NBC_00448, the following are encoded in one genomic region:
- a CDS encoding aldo/keto reductase, which produces MTAPLARRTPSRLPFDLPPLGIGTAPLGGLFEEVTEQDAAATLRAAAEAGIRYFDTAPRYGHGQAEERLGRLLEPAGVNRPVISTKTGWLLRPRADGSGTDVVTDWTEGGIRESLESSLERLGRDAVDILYLHDADEYADEVRDTAYAAVRRLRDEGLVKAIGFGMNHSAALAAYVAGYEVDVVLIAGRFSLLDHDAMDTLLPLCAKTGTAVVVGGVFNTGLLADPSDDAMFNYRPVPAEALARARRCQALCDEFGVALPAAAVQFPYLHPAVTSVVVGCRSAAEVTANAEAARTPVPDELWRRLADEGFVPRELVAG; this is translated from the coding sequence ATGACCGCGCCCCTGGCCCGAAGGACCCCGTCCCGGCTGCCGTTCGACCTGCCCCCGCTGGGGATCGGCACCGCCCCGCTGGGCGGGCTGTTCGAGGAGGTGACCGAGCAGGACGCGGCGGCGACGCTGCGGGCCGCGGCCGAGGCCGGCATCCGCTACTTCGACACCGCGCCGCGCTACGGCCACGGCCAGGCCGAGGAGCGGCTGGGCCGGCTGCTGGAGCCGGCCGGGGTGAACCGGCCGGTGATCTCGACCAAGACCGGCTGGCTGCTGCGACCGCGGGCCGACGGCTCCGGCACCGACGTGGTCACCGACTGGACCGAGGGGGGCATCCGCGAGTCCCTGGAGTCCAGCCTGGAACGCCTCGGGCGGGACGCGGTGGACATCCTCTACCTGCACGACGCTGACGAATACGCAGACGAGGTCCGTGACACCGCGTACGCGGCCGTGCGGCGGCTGCGGGACGAGGGCCTGGTCAAGGCGATCGGGTTCGGCATGAACCACAGCGCGGCGCTCGCCGCGTACGTGGCCGGCTACGAGGTGGACGTCGTCCTGATCGCGGGCCGGTTCTCCCTGCTCGACCACGACGCGATGGACACGCTGCTGCCGCTGTGCGCGAAGACCGGCACCGCGGTGGTGGTGGGCGGGGTCTTCAACACCGGTCTGCTGGCGGACCCTTCGGACGACGCCATGTTCAACTACCGTCCGGTGCCCGCGGAGGCGCTCGCCCGGGCCCGGCGCTGCCAGGCCCTGTGCGACGAGTTCGGGGTGGCACTGCCGGCTGCGGCGGTCCAGTTCCCGTACCTGCACCCGGCGGTCACCTCCGTCGTCGTCGGCTGCCGTTCGGCCGCCGAGGTGACGGCGAACGCCGAGGCGGCACGGACGCCCGTGCCGGACGAGCTGTGGCGGCGCCTGGCCGACGAGGGCTTCGTGCCAAGGGAGTTGGTGGCCGGATAG
- a CDS encoding GNAT family N-acetyltransferase has translation MTITYAWRDDFDNTAVDALHAAGFGHPASGASGASGASGTDWQAQVRRHSLGWVCARDDGDLVGFVNVAWDGGVHAFILDTVVAGSHRRTGIGAGLVAEAARQARAAECTWLHVDFEEDLRAFYLDACGFRPTAAGLIAL, from the coding sequence ATGACGATCACGTACGCGTGGCGGGACGACTTCGACAACACGGCCGTCGACGCGCTGCATGCGGCGGGCTTCGGCCACCCGGCCTCGGGCGCCTCGGGCGCCTCGGGCGCCTCGGGCACCGACTGGCAGGCGCAGGTACGGCGCCACAGCCTGGGCTGGGTCTGCGCCCGCGACGACGGTGACCTCGTCGGGTTCGTGAACGTGGCGTGGGACGGCGGTGTCCACGCGTTCATCCTGGACACCGTGGTCGCGGGCAGCCACCGCCGTACGGGAATCGGCGCCGGGCTCGTCGCCGAGGCCGCCCGCCAGGCGCGTGCCGCCGAATGCACTTGGCTGCACGTCGACTTCGAGGAGGACCTGCGGGCGTTCTACCTCGACGCCTGCGGGTTCAGGCCGACGGCCGCGGGGCTCATCGCGCTCTGA
- a CDS encoding DUF3533 domain-containing protein, producing MRDAITVRAALIMLGVLLLQLGFALSYMGAFHAPKAHRVPVAVVAPAALEGSAVTRLNALPGTPLAATAVADRAQGRKRLLDRRADAVFIVDATGRTDTVLIASAGGPSASDAATKVVQVVDGKQDRRITVRDIRPPASGDSRGLSSFYLVLSWTIGGYLASSALSMATGSARPTLRRILVRLAAMVPYAFISGIGGAVIVGPVLDCLPGAFWELVGIGTLVVFASGAVGVALQSLLGTIGLGVTILIFTVLGNPSSGGVYPAALLPPFWRAIGQALPPGAGTTVVRNTVYFDGHATTGSLWVLGAWAFGGLVVAIGSAAVRHRRTRRTSVAPAT from the coding sequence GTGCGGGACGCGATCACCGTCCGGGCCGCACTGATCATGCTGGGCGTCCTGCTCCTGCAGTTGGGGTTCGCGCTGTCGTACATGGGGGCCTTCCACGCGCCCAAGGCGCACCGCGTGCCGGTGGCCGTGGTGGCGCCGGCGGCGCTCGAAGGCAGTGCGGTCACGCGGCTCAACGCGCTTCCGGGTACGCCGCTGGCCGCTACCGCCGTCGCCGACCGGGCGCAGGGCCGGAAGCGGTTGCTGGACCGCCGTGCCGACGCGGTGTTCATCGTCGACGCGACCGGCCGTACGGACACCGTCCTGATCGCCTCGGCCGGCGGGCCGTCGGCGTCCGACGCCGCCACGAAGGTCGTGCAGGTCGTCGACGGGAAGCAGGACCGCCGGATCACCGTGCGGGACATCCGCCCGCCGGCGTCGGGCGACTCGCGCGGCCTGTCGTCGTTCTACCTGGTGCTGAGCTGGACGATCGGCGGATACCTCGCCTCGTCGGCGCTGAGCATGGCGACCGGCTCGGCCCGTCCGACGCTCCGCCGCATCCTGGTGCGGCTCGCGGCGATGGTGCCCTACGCGTTCATCTCCGGCATCGGAGGCGCGGTCATCGTCGGCCCGGTGCTGGACTGCCTGCCCGGCGCGTTCTGGGAGCTGGTCGGCATCGGCACCCTGGTGGTCTTCGCCTCCGGCGCCGTGGGCGTCGCGCTCCAGTCGCTGCTGGGCACGATCGGGCTCGGTGTCACCATCCTCATCTTCACCGTCCTGGGCAATCCCAGTTCGGGCGGCGTCTACCCGGCCGCCCTGCTGCCGCCGTTCTGGCGCGCGATCGGCCAGGCGCTGCCCCCGGGCGCGGGCACCACGGTCGTACGCAACACCGTCTACTTCGACGGCCACGCCACCACCGGTTCCCTGTGGGTGCTGGGCGCCTGGGCGTTCGGCGGCCTGGTCGTCGCGATCGGCTCCGCGGCGGTCCGCCACCGGCGCACCCGACGCACGTCCGTCGCACCGGCGACCTGA
- a CDS encoding putative quinol monooxygenase, with amino-acid sequence MSRGNMFSVYGRMTALPGRRDELVAVLLDGFRASGDNGGLLGYSINTALDDPDTLWLTQLWIDKDAHDTTTRSVPVAAVSSRVPPLLARQPEGFHGYAAHVHSRAVDR; translated from the coding sequence GTGTCCAGGGGGAACATGTTCAGCGTCTACGGACGAATGACCGCACTGCCGGGGCGGCGGGACGAGCTGGTCGCCGTGCTCCTTGACGGTTTCCGCGCGAGCGGCGACAACGGCGGCCTGCTCGGCTACAGCATCAACACAGCCCTGGACGACCCGGACACGCTCTGGCTGACCCAGCTGTGGATCGACAAGGACGCACACGACACGACCACCCGTTCCGTGCCGGTCGCAGCCGTGAGCAGCCGGGTTCCGCCGCTCCTGGCCCGGCAGCCCGAGGGCTTCCACGGCTACGCCGCTCATGTGCACAGTCGAGCCGTTGATCGGTGA
- a CDS encoding TetR/AcrR family transcriptional regulator — protein MTTKSRRTPRRTEALSRDVIVEAATGILDAEGEDALTLRALTVRLSTGYGAIYHHVADRGDLLAAATDHVIARVVAGLDADAEPRQALRAVALGLFDAIDAHPWVGAQLTREPWRPPLLDIYEKISTHLQALGVPERALSDAAGVLVNYILGVAGQNAANARALADSKTDRSTFLAAVAARWAQLDPARYPSLRRAGTRPREHDDREQFLAGVDLILAGIESVHRPGNPGSAG, from the coding sequence ATGACGACCAAGTCCCGGCGGACCCCCCGACGCACGGAGGCGCTGTCCCGGGACGTCATCGTCGAGGCCGCCACCGGGATACTCGACGCCGAGGGCGAGGACGCGCTGACCTTGCGGGCGCTCACCGTGCGGCTGTCCACCGGGTACGGGGCGATCTACCACCACGTCGCGGACCGCGGCGACCTGCTCGCCGCGGCCACCGACCACGTCATCGCCCGTGTCGTGGCCGGCCTCGACGCCGACGCCGAGCCCCGGCAGGCGCTGCGCGCCGTCGCGCTCGGCCTGTTCGACGCGATCGACGCCCACCCGTGGGTCGGCGCCCAGCTCACCCGCGAACCCTGGCGGCCGCCGCTGCTGGACATCTACGAGAAGATCAGCACGCACCTGCAGGCGCTGGGAGTTCCCGAGCGAGCGCTGTCCGACGCCGCGGGCGTCCTGGTCAACTACATCCTCGGCGTCGCCGGGCAGAACGCCGCCAACGCCCGCGCGCTCGCCGACAGCAAGACCGACCGGTCGACGTTCCTCGCCGCCGTCGCCGCGCGGTGGGCGCAGCTCGACCCCGCGCGCTACCCGTCCCTGCGCCGCGCCGGGACCCGACCGCGCGAACACGACGACCGCGAGCAGTTCCTGGCCGGCGTCGATCTCATCCTCGCGGGCATCGAGTCCGTCCACCGCCCGGGCAACCCCGGCTCCGCCGGGTAA
- a CDS encoding FAD-dependent oxidoreductase, translating into MTPPITVVGAGLGGLVLARVLHRNGIPVTVCEAETSSAARTQGGLLDIHPWNGQPALEAAGLIEEFRGLVLPGRESYRVLDRAGTVLLDRPDDGTGVRPEVARGELRQMLLDSLPDGTVRWGRKVSGVRALGGGGHEVRFTDGATVKTSLLIGADGAWSRVRPLLSGATPRYVGVTSVEYFLCDADTRHPATAAAVGAGSLFALAPGRGLLVYRERGGTLHAYVQLTVARDWLAGIDAADGAAVSARVAAEFDGWAPELTALITGSDTAPVVRPLHALPAGHRWARVPGVTLIGDAAHLEPPNGEGANTAMQDGAELGRALAAHPDDVEVALAAYEQAMFARTAADAGGEDVYELMLGDDAPHSWVAMMGGAERAS; encoded by the coding sequence GTGACGCCACCGATCACCGTCGTCGGAGCCGGCCTCGGCGGCCTCGTCCTGGCCCGCGTCCTGCACAGGAACGGCATACCGGTCACGGTCTGTGAGGCCGAGACCTCGTCGGCCGCGCGCACCCAGGGCGGCCTGCTCGACATCCACCCGTGGAACGGCCAACCGGCGCTCGAAGCGGCCGGCCTGATCGAGGAGTTCCGCGGCCTGGTGCTGCCCGGCCGCGAGTCCTACCGGGTGCTGGACCGGGCCGGGACCGTGCTGCTCGACCGGCCCGACGACGGCACGGGCGTACGCCCCGAGGTGGCGCGCGGCGAGCTGCGGCAGATGCTGCTCGACTCGCTTCCGGACGGCACCGTGCGGTGGGGGCGCAAGGTCAGCGGCGTGCGGGCCCTCGGCGGGGGCGGCCACGAGGTGCGCTTCACCGACGGCGCCACCGTCAAGACCAGCCTGCTGATCGGGGCGGACGGGGCGTGGTCGCGGGTCCGCCCGCTGCTGTCCGGCGCGACCCCGCGGTACGTGGGCGTCACCTCCGTCGAGTACTTCCTGTGCGACGCGGACACCCGGCATCCCGCCACCGCGGCGGCGGTCGGCGCCGGGTCTCTGTTCGCGCTCGCGCCGGGAAGGGGCTTGCTGGTCTACCGGGAACGGGGCGGCACCCTGCACGCGTACGTCCAGCTCACGGTGGCGCGGGACTGGCTCGCCGGCATCGACGCGGCCGACGGCGCGGCCGTGTCGGCGCGGGTCGCCGCCGAGTTCGACGGATGGGCGCCCGAGCTCACCGCGCTGATCACCGGCAGCGACACCGCGCCGGTCGTCCGCCCCCTGCACGCGCTGCCGGCCGGGCACCGCTGGGCCCGGGTGCCCGGTGTGACCCTGATCGGCGACGCCGCCCACCTCGAGCCCCCGAACGGCGAAGGCGCGAACACGGCCATGCAGGACGGCGCCGAACTCGGCCGGGCCCTCGCCGCGCACCCCGACGACGTCGAGGTCGCGCTGGCGGCGTACGAGCAGGCGATGTTCGCGCGCACCGCCGCCGACGCGGGAGGCGAGGACGTCTACGAGCTCATGCTCGGCGACGACGCGCCCCACAGCTGGGTCGCCATGATGGGCGGCGCCGAGCGGGCGTCGTGA
- a CDS encoding SDR family oxidoreductase, which produces MDLSDRTVLIVGGTSGIGRELARRFAAAGSTVAVGGRSEQALAELSAEGFGTFAVDVTDGASVARARDAVLATYPDLDTVVTMSGAMLLEDLRDPAHFEAALTTIDTNLVGTIRVIDAFTPHLIRRGAGTFVTVTSGIAFLPFPPMPTYAASKAAVHAYSEALRAQLDGTGVGVVELVPPAVATAGQEQVNPHALPLDAFATEVMRLLAQDPTPDEILVERVLMHRWAEREGTYDDLVAQRSQALAMLPGRKS; this is translated from the coding sequence ATGGATCTGTCCGACCGTACCGTCCTCATCGTCGGCGGAACGTCCGGCATCGGCCGGGAGCTGGCCCGGCGGTTCGCCGCGGCAGGCAGCACCGTGGCCGTCGGCGGCCGCAGCGAGCAGGCGCTCGCCGAACTGTCCGCGGAAGGCTTCGGCACCTTCGCCGTCGATGTCACCGACGGCGCCTCCGTCGCACGGGCCCGCGACGCGGTACTCGCGACGTACCCCGACCTCGACACCGTGGTGACGATGTCGGGCGCCATGCTCCTGGAGGACCTGCGCGACCCCGCCCACTTCGAGGCGGCGCTGACCACCATCGACACCAACCTGGTCGGCACCATCCGGGTCATCGACGCCTTCACCCCGCACCTGATCCGGCGCGGCGCCGGCACCTTCGTCACCGTCACCTCGGGCATCGCCTTCCTGCCGTTCCCGCCCATGCCCACCTACGCCGCCTCGAAGGCCGCGGTGCACGCCTACTCCGAGGCGCTGCGCGCGCAGCTCGACGGCACCGGCGTCGGCGTCGTGGAGCTGGTCCCCCCGGCCGTCGCCACGGCCGGACAGGAGCAGGTCAACCCGCACGCCCTGCCGCTCGACGCCTTCGCCACCGAGGTCATGCGGCTGCTCGCGCAGGACCCCACCCCCGACGAGATCCTCGTCGAGCGGGTCCTCATGCACCGCTGGGCCGAGCGCGAGGGCACCTACGACGACCTCGTCGCCCAGCGCTCCCAGGCGCTGGCCATGCTCCCCGGCCGCAAGAGCTGA
- a CDS encoding helix-turn-helix transcriptional regulator: MNDEESGNRLGGYLRARRELVSPAQAGLPPGGNRRVPGLRREEVALLAGISADYYLRLERGRDKNPSVQVLESLARVLCLDDVERTYLLGLAAARPRAPRRKRPEQVPARVHQLLAQLPFPAFVEGRAFDVLASNPMAVAFSPRLRPGHNRLRSLFLDPEEQAFQQDWTKAAAGFIAALRTTIGDDTDNPRFVEIVGELALSSERFRALWARHDVRSLDGGTTTVHHPVVGELRLHRDKLPIDDVILVVYYPDKDSDSDEKLRLLAALAHPETTAHPDTAETTAHPETSAHPDHATAAPPGPPPDTAPRPSSPGHRAEGPGRA; the protein is encoded by the coding sequence ATGAACGACGAGGAATCCGGCAACCGGCTCGGCGGCTACCTGCGCGCCCGGCGCGAGCTGGTCTCCCCCGCGCAGGCCGGGCTCCCGCCCGGCGGCAACCGCCGCGTGCCCGGCCTGCGCCGCGAGGAGGTCGCCCTGCTCGCCGGGATCAGCGCCGACTACTACCTGCGCCTGGAGCGGGGCCGCGACAAGAACCCGTCCGTCCAGGTGCTCGAATCGCTCGCCCGCGTGCTCTGCCTCGACGACGTCGAGCGGACCTATCTGCTCGGTCTCGCGGCGGCCCGGCCCAGGGCGCCGCGCCGCAAGCGACCCGAGCAGGTGCCGGCACGGGTGCACCAGCTCCTCGCGCAGTTGCCGTTTCCCGCGTTCGTCGAAGGTCGCGCCTTCGACGTACTGGCCTCCAACCCGATGGCCGTCGCGTTCTCCCCTCGGCTGCGGCCGGGCCACAACCGGCTGCGCTCCCTCTTCCTCGACCCCGAGGAGCAGGCCTTCCAGCAGGACTGGACGAAGGCCGCCGCCGGTTTCATCGCGGCCCTGCGCACCACCATCGGGGACGACACCGACAACCCCCGGTTCGTCGAGATCGTCGGCGAACTCGCCCTGTCCAGCGAGCGGTTCCGCGCTCTGTGGGCCCGGCACGACGTCCGCAGCCTCGACGGCGGCACCACCACCGTCCACCACCCCGTCGTCGGTGAACTACGGCTCCACCGCGACAAGCTCCCCATCGACGACGTCATCCTCGTCGTCTACTACCCCGACAAGGACAGCGACAGCGACGAGAAGCTCCGCCTCCTGGCCGCCCTCGCCCACCCCGAGACCACCGCGCACCCGGACACCGCCGAGACCACCGCCCACCCCGAGACCTCCGCCCACCCCGACCACGCCACCGCCGCACCACCCGGCCCCCCGCCGGACACCGCCCCGCGCCCGTCATCCCCGGGGCACCGGGCGGAGGGCCCTGGCCGGGCGTGA
- a CDS encoding tetratricopeptide repeat protein, translating into MSALPGPRPPDIFIVRSNLAYFRGEAGDAEGAAAAFAELLDDIVRVLGPDHPSTRTAQNNLARWQGMLRTDEDTPDAG; encoded by the coding sequence GTGTCTGCTCTTCCCGGGCCCCGACCCCCGGACATCTTCATCGTCCGGAGCAACCTCGCCTACTTCCGCGGGGAAGCGGGGGATGCGGAGGGTGCCGCGGCTGCTTTCGCCGAGCTGTTGGACGACATAGTGCGGGTGCTGGGCCCCGACCACCCCAGCACCCGTACGGCCCAGAACAACCTCGCCAGATGGCAGGGCATGCTCCGGACCGACGAGGACACTCCCGATGCCGGGTGA
- a CDS encoding aminotransferase-like domain-containing protein, whose product MNDDSSATAVAESLRAELNRFSPGEKLPSSRTLVQRFRVSPVTVSRALSALAAEGLVILRPGAGTYRAPNHAARIGSIDTSWQQVALTTQDPDGPPRVVDASGVLANFATHAQDVIPFNEGYLHPTLAPERELTTALARAARRAGAWERPPVDGLTALRTWFGRGAGVGPAQVLVTAGGQAALTASLRALAPPGAPVLVESPTYPGVLAVARAAGLRLVPVPIDADGVRPDLLADAFSASGARVFLCQPLFQNPTGAVLADARRRVVLDIAHAAGAFVIEDDFARHLGHGDPLPPPLISEDRHGTVVHITSLTKPTSPNLRVGAMIARGPALERLRAVHFVDNFFVPRPLQEAALELVGAPAWPRHLRAVASGLRERRVAMVAALERELPGLLPKPVPFGGYHLWLRLPDGTDETALTYAALRTGVAISPGRPYFPAEAPAPHLRIAFAATAGPEEIVEGVERLSRALAETAPGL is encoded by the coding sequence CGGGCGAGAAGCTGCCGTCGAGCCGGACACTGGTGCAGCGTTTCCGGGTCAGCCCGGTCACCGTCTCCCGCGCGCTGTCGGCCCTCGCGGCCGAGGGCCTGGTCATCCTCCGCCCCGGCGCCGGTACCTACCGCGCGCCGAACCACGCGGCGCGCATCGGCAGCATCGACACCTCCTGGCAGCAGGTGGCGTTGACCACGCAGGACCCGGACGGCCCGCCGCGCGTGGTCGACGCCTCCGGGGTGCTGGCCAACTTCGCCACGCACGCACAGGACGTGATCCCCTTCAACGAGGGCTACCTGCACCCGACTCTCGCGCCCGAGCGGGAGCTCACCACCGCGTTGGCCAGGGCCGCCCGCCGGGCCGGCGCCTGGGAACGGCCGCCCGTGGACGGACTGACCGCACTGCGCACCTGGTTCGGCCGAGGCGCCGGCGTCGGGCCCGCCCAGGTGCTGGTCACCGCGGGCGGGCAGGCGGCCCTCACCGCCTCGCTGCGAGCCCTGGCACCCCCGGGAGCACCGGTCCTCGTCGAGTCGCCCACCTACCCGGGGGTCCTGGCTGTCGCCCGCGCCGCCGGCCTGCGACTCGTACCGGTACCGATCGACGCGGACGGGGTACGCCCCGACCTGCTCGCCGACGCCTTCTCCGCCAGCGGCGCACGGGTGTTCCTGTGCCAGCCGCTCTTCCAGAACCCGACCGGCGCCGTCCTCGCCGACGCGCGCCGCCGCGTGGTCCTCGACATCGCGCACGCCGCGGGCGCGTTCGTCATCGAGGACGACTTCGCCCGCCACCTCGGGCACGGCGACCCGCTGCCGCCCCCGCTGATCTCCGAGGACCGGCACGGCACCGTCGTGCACATCACCTCCCTCACCAAACCCACGTCGCCCAACCTGCGGGTCGGAGCCATGATCGCCCGTGGCCCCGCGCTGGAGCGGCTGCGCGCCGTCCACTTCGTCGACAACTTCTTCGTGCCGCGCCCCTTGCAGGAGGCCGCTCTCGAACTCGTCGGCGCCCCGGCCTGGCCGCGCCACCTGCGCGCGGTCGCCTCCGGTCTGCGTGAGCGCCGCGTCGCCATGGTCGCCGCCCTGGAGCGCGAACTCCCCGGCCTGCTCCCGAAACCCGTACCCTTCGGCGGCTACCACCTGTGGCTGAGGCTGCCCGACGGCACCGACGAGACCGCGCTGACGTATGCCGCCCTCCGCACGGGCGTGGCCATTTCCCCCGGCCGCCCCTACTTTCCGGCGGAGGCCCCGGCGCCCCATCTGCGGATCGCCTTCGCGGCCACCGCAGGTCCCGAGGAGATCGTGGAAGGAGTCGAGCGGCTGTCCCGCGCGCTCGCCGAGACGGCTCCCGGACTGTGA